The Geobacillus stearothermophilus ATCC 12980 genome contains a region encoding:
- the modA gene encoding molybdate ABC transporter substrate-binding protein: MRKIAWLAVLLLLFGLYGCDSGSKEGKGQTKSADKVELTVSAAASLQEALEEAKTAFERKHPNIRIQYNFGASGALQKQISEGAPVDLFFSAAAEPFEKLKAEGLIDSKHEKTVLANELVLIAPKQGEGAVQSLDDIIRAKRIAIGIPESVPAGMYAKQTLEKAGLWEKVAPKLVYAKDVRQVLTYVETGNVDAGFVYRTNALASENVNIVAAVPSGMHDPIVYPLGVVKTSKHLKEAQQFYSYLTNGPALQMFEEHGFRRAR, encoded by the coding sequence ATGCGAAAAATCGCATGGCTTGCCGTATTGCTCTTGCTGTTCGGCTTGTATGGCTGCGACAGCGGATCAAAAGAGGGGAAGGGGCAAACGAAATCGGCGGATAAAGTGGAGCTCACCGTCTCCGCCGCCGCTAGTCTGCAAGAAGCGCTGGAAGAAGCGAAAACGGCGTTTGAACGAAAGCATCCGAACATCCGCATCCAATACAATTTCGGTGCGTCGGGCGCGTTGCAAAAGCAAATTTCCGAAGGGGCGCCGGTCGATCTTTTCTTTTCGGCGGCCGCTGAGCCGTTTGAAAAATTGAAAGCAGAAGGGTTGATCGATTCCAAACACGAAAAAACAGTGCTGGCGAACGAACTCGTCCTCATTGCGCCAAAACAAGGGGAAGGAGCGGTTCAGTCGCTCGATGACATCATCCGCGCCAAACGGATCGCCATCGGCATCCCCGAATCGGTTCCGGCCGGCATGTACGCGAAACAAACGTTGGAGAAGGCGGGGCTGTGGGAGAAGGTGGCACCGAAGCTCGTGTACGCGAAAGACGTTCGCCAAGTGTTGACGTATGTGGAAACCGGCAACGTCGACGCCGGATTTGTGTACCGGACGAACGCGCTTGCCTCGGAGAACGTCAATATCGTCGCTGCAGTGCCAAGCGGCATGCACGACCCGATCGTCTATCCGCTTGGTGTCGTCAAGACGAGCAAACATCTCAAGGAGGCGCAACAGTTTTACTCGTATTTGACAAACGGTCCAGCGCTGCAAATGTTCGAAGAGCACGGATTTCGCCGCGCCCGCTAG
- the pheT gene encoding phenylalanine--tRNA ligase subunit beta, with product MLVSYRWLSEYVDLTGVTAAELADRITKSGIEVERVEALDRGMNGVVIGHVLECEPHPNADKLRKCLVDLGEGEPVQIICGAPNVAKGQKVAVAKVGAVLPGNFKIKRAKLRGEESNGMICSLQELGVETKIVPKEYADGIFVFPSDAPVGADALEWLGLHDEVLELSLTPNRADCLSMIGVAYEVAAILGREVKLPKAAVKETNENVHDYISVRVEAPEDNPLYAGRIVKNVRIGPSPLWMQARLMAAGIRPHNNVVDITNYILLEYGQPLHAFDYDRLGSQEIVVRRAKAGETIVTLDDVERKLTEDHLVITNGREPVALAGVMGGANSEVRDDTKTVFIEAAYFTSPVIRQAVKDHGLRSEASTRFEKGIDPARTKEALERAAALMAEYAGGEVVGGVVEASVWREEPVAVTVTLERINGVLGTAMSKEEVAVILSNLQFPFTEDNGTFTIDVPSRRRDIAIEEDIIEEVARLYGYDRLPATLPVAEAKPGGLTPHQAKRRRVRRYLEGAGLFQAITYSLTSPDKAARFALETAELVRLALPMSEERSVLRQSLIPHLLEAASYNRARQVENVALYEIGSVYLSKGKGVQPAEKERLAGVLTGLWHAHLWQGEKKAVDFYVAKGILDGLFDLFGLAARIEYKPAKRADLHPGRTAEIALDGKVIGFVGQLHPAVQKEYDLKETYVFELALTDLLNAESEAIRYEPIPRFPSVVRDIALVVDEMVEAGALKQAIAEAGKPLLKDVSLFDVYQGERLPAGKKSLAFSLRFYDPERTLTDEEVTAVYERVLAAVEQQFGAVLRG from the coding sequence ATGCTCGTGTCTTACCGTTGGCTGAGCGAGTACGTCGATTTGACGGGGGTCACCGCCGCGGAACTCGCTGATCGCATCACGAAAAGCGGCATTGAAGTCGAGCGGGTTGAGGCGCTCGACCGCGGGATGAACGGCGTCGTCATCGGCCATGTGCTCGAGTGCGAGCCGCACCCGAACGCGGATAAACTGCGGAAATGCCTCGTTGACCTTGGCGAAGGCGAGCCGGTGCAAATCATTTGCGGCGCCCCGAACGTCGCCAAAGGGCAAAAGGTCGCCGTCGCCAAAGTCGGGGCGGTGCTGCCGGGCAATTTCAAAATCAAACGGGCGAAGCTGCGCGGGGAAGAATCGAACGGAATGATTTGTTCGCTCCAAGAGCTCGGCGTCGAAACGAAAATCGTGCCGAAAGAGTATGCAGACGGCATTTTCGTCTTTCCGAGCGATGCGCCGGTCGGCGCCGATGCACTGGAATGGCTCGGCTTGCACGATGAAGTGCTCGAACTGTCTTTGACGCCCAACCGCGCCGACTGTTTAAGCATGATCGGCGTCGCCTATGAAGTCGCGGCCATTCTCGGACGTGAAGTAAAGCTGCCGAAAGCGGCGGTCAAAGAAACGAACGAAAACGTTCACGACTACATTTCCGTCCGCGTCGAGGCGCCGGAAGACAACCCGCTGTACGCCGGGCGGATCGTGAAAAACGTCCGGATCGGCCCGTCGCCGCTTTGGATGCAAGCGCGCTTGATGGCAGCCGGCATTCGCCCGCACAACAACGTCGTCGACATTACGAACTACATTTTGCTTGAGTATGGCCAACCGCTTCATGCGTTTGACTACGACCGCCTCGGTTCGCAGGAAATTGTCGTCCGCCGCGCAAAGGCAGGCGAAACGATTGTCACGCTCGATGATGTCGAACGGAAGCTGACCGAAGACCACCTTGTCATCACGAACGGCCGCGAGCCGGTCGCCTTAGCCGGGGTGATGGGCGGGGCGAATTCGGAAGTGCGCGATGACACGAAAACCGTGTTTATTGAAGCGGCGTACTTTACAAGCCCGGTCATCCGCCAGGCGGTAAAAGACCACGGGCTGCGCAGCGAAGCGAGCACTCGGTTTGAAAAAGGCATCGATCCGGCGCGGACGAAAGAAGCACTCGAGCGCGCCGCCGCCCTGATGGCCGAATACGCCGGCGGCGAGGTCGTCGGCGGCGTCGTGGAAGCGAGCGTGTGGCGTGAGGAGCCGGTGGCGGTGACGGTCACGCTCGAACGCATCAACGGTGTCCTCGGCACGGCGATGTCGAAAGAGGAAGTGGCCGTGATTCTTTCGAATTTGCAATTTCCGTTCACAGAAGACAACGGAACGTTTACGATCGATGTCCCGTCGCGTCGGCGCGACATTGCGATTGAAGAAGACATCATCGAGGAAGTGGCGCGCCTGTATGGCTACGACCGTCTGCCGGCGACGCTGCCGGTGGCGGAGGCGAAGCCGGGCGGACTCACGCCGCATCAGGCGAAGCGCCGCCGCGTCCGCCGCTATTTGGAAGGGGCGGGCTTGTTCCAAGCCATCACGTATTCGCTCACGAGCCCGGACAAAGCGGCGCGCTTTGCGCTTGAGACGGCCGAATTGGTCCGCTTGGCGCTGCCGATGAGCGAAGAGCGGAGCGTTTTGCGGCAAAGCTTAATTCCGCATCTGCTTGAAGCGGCGAGCTACAACCGCGCCCGCCAAGTCGAGAACGTCGCCTTGTACGAAATCGGCTCTGTCTACTTGTCCAAAGGAAAAGGCGTCCAACCAGCGGAAAAAGAGCGCCTCGCCGGCGTTCTCACCGGCTTATGGCACGCCCATTTATGGCAAGGAGAGAAAAAGGCCGTTGATTTTTACGTTGCCAAAGGCATTTTGGACGGCTTGTTCGACTTGTTTGGACTCGCCGCCCGCATCGAGTACAAGCCGGCCAAGCGCGCCGACTTGCATCCGGGACGGACGGCGGAGATTGCGCTTGACGGCAAGGTGATCGGCTTTGTCGGCCAGCTCCATCCGGCCGTGCAAAAAGAGTACGATTTAAAAGAAACGTACGTGTTCGAGCTCGCCTTGACCGATCTGTTGAACGCCGAAAGCGAAGCGATCCGCTACGAGCCGATTCCGCGCTTCCCGTCGGTCGTGCGCGACATCGCCTTGGTCGTTGACGAAATGGTCGAAGCCGGCGCCTTGAAGCAGGCGATCGCCGAAGCCGGGAAACCGCTGTTGAAAGACGTCTCCCTCTTTGACGTCTACCAAGGCGAGCGCCTGCCGGCCGGGAAAAAATCGCTCGCCTTCTCGCTCCGCTTCTATGATCCGGAGCGGACGCTCACGGATGAAGAAGTCACGGCCGTCTATGAGCGGGTATTGGCGGCGGTCGAGCAGCAATTTGGCGCCGTGTTGCGCGGGTAA
- the crcB gene encoding fluoride efflux transporter CrcB: MTAPLLVMMGGFFGAICRYAVSRWAARRSPRFPIGTLIVNLLGSFLLGWLAGSGAADATKLLVGTGFMGAFTTFSTLKWESVQMMQQRQWAKVVVYLAATYSCGVWLAWLGYRVGR; this comes from the coding sequence ATGACCGCACCGCTATTGGTGATGATGGGGGGTTTTTTTGGCGCCATCTGCCGTTATGCCGTCAGCCGCTGGGCGGCTCGGCGTTCGCCGCGTTTTCCCATAGGGACGCTCATTGTCAACTTGCTTGGGTCCTTTTTGCTTGGCTGGCTCGCCGGAAGCGGCGCCGCCGATGCGACGAAGCTGCTTGTCGGCACCGGCTTCATGGGCGCGTTCACGACGTTTTCGACGTTGAAATGGGAAAGTGTGCAAATGATGCAGCAGCGCCAATGGGCGAAGGTGGTCGTTTATTTGGCGGCTACGTATTCGTGTGGCGTGTGGCTGGCGTGGCTTGGCTATCGCGTGGGGCGGTGA
- a CDS encoding contact-dependent growth inhibition system immunity protein, translating to MARARVEERFKTLRYFSDGYYNQSIDDEFDGRVRDFRDYEPKCLVNALRRELVDLRTVVAQADKETFNFPRKEVSYF from the coding sequence ATGGCGAGGGCAAGAGTGGAAGAGAGATTCAAGACATTGCGATACTTTAGCGATGGCTACTATAACCAATCGATCGATGATGAGTTTGATGGTCGGGTTCGCGATTTTCGCGATTATGAACCGAAATGTTTGGTCAACGCATTGCGGAGAGAGTTGGTTGATTTGCGAACAGTCGTCGCCCAAGCCGACAAGGAAACCTTTAACTTCCCTCGGAAAGAAGTCTCCTACTTCTAA
- a CDS encoding fluoride efflux transporter FluC, producing the protein MVYLAVGAAGMIGALVRYVVGLVVPDAWLGGVPLGTLLVNWTGSFLLSWLTVVFTRRPSWPPWLKTAATTGFIGSYTTFSTLSVECVEWMEQGRFGMAAVYIAASLFGGLAAAWAGYVAAHPKRKEEIA; encoded by the coding sequence TTGGTCTATCTCGCCGTCGGCGCAGCCGGCATGATCGGCGCGCTTGTCCGCTATGTCGTTGGTCTTGTCGTGCCCGATGCCTGGTTGGGAGGAGTTCCGCTCGGAACGCTTTTGGTGAACTGGACCGGCTCGTTTTTGCTCAGCTGGCTTACGGTGGTGTTCACCCGCCGCCCGTCTTGGCCGCCGTGGCTGAAAACAGCGGCGACGACCGGGTTCATCGGCTCGTATACGACGTTTTCGACGCTCAGCGTCGAATGTGTGGAATGGATGGAACAAGGGCGCTTTGGCATGGCGGCCGTGTATATCGCCGCCAGCCTGTTCGGCGGCCTAGCCGCCGCATGGGCGGGATATGTTGCCGCCCATCCAAAGCGAAAGGAGGAAATAGCATGA
- a CDS encoding helix-turn-helix transcriptional regulator — translation MTEPQSYTIEEIASLLKVSKLTVYDLVKKGKLPAFRVGRQMRITADDLRRYIDGQKGETSPVSSAVSRPVEAAVRPIIISGQDAALDLLGVHLEKNGPYQSLRTYTSSLNGLIALYKGQCDIVSVHLFDGQTGEYNRPYVEKLLTGHAYIMVNVMRRPIGFYVSKGNPRSIQTWRDLGRSDVVIVNREKGAGARVLLDEQLRLHGLSPSAIRGYEREETSHLSVASAVASGLADVGIGTEKVARMAGVEFIPLMNEQYDVVMLRTPENESLIASVLDVLRSDSFRAELEALGGYDVSQTGRIIAERG, via the coding sequence ATGACGGAGCCGCAGTCATACACGATTGAAGAAATCGCTTCCTTATTAAAAGTGTCCAAACTAACGGTGTACGATTTAGTGAAAAAAGGGAAGCTGCCCGCCTTTCGCGTCGGGCGGCAAATGCGGATTACCGCGGATGATCTTCGCCGGTACATCGACGGGCAAAAAGGGGAGACAAGCCCCGTTTCTTCCGCCGTTTCACGGCCGGTCGAAGCCGCCGTTCGCCCCATCATCATCAGCGGCCAAGATGCGGCGCTCGATTTGCTTGGCGTCCATCTGGAAAAAAACGGCCCTTATCAATCGCTCCGCACCTACACGAGCAGCCTCAATGGGCTGATCGCCCTGTATAAAGGGCAATGCGACATCGTCAGCGTGCATTTGTTTGACGGGCAGACAGGCGAGTACAACCGTCCGTATGTGGAAAAGCTGTTGACAGGCCATGCGTACATCATGGTGAACGTCATGCGCCGGCCGATTGGATTTTATGTGTCAAAAGGCAATCCTCGCAGCATTCAAACGTGGCGCGACTTAGGAAGGAGCGACGTCGTGATCGTCAATCGGGAGAAAGGGGCCGGGGCGCGCGTCCTGTTAGATGAACAGCTGCGCCTGCATGGATTGTCGCCGTCCGCCATTCGCGGCTATGAACGCGAGGAAACAAGCCATTTGAGCGTCGCCTCCGCGGTGGCGTCAGGTCTCGCCGATGTCGGCATCGGCACGGAAAAGGTGGCGCGAATGGCCGGCGTCGAGTTCATTCCGCTAATGAACGAACAGTATGATGTCGTCATGCTGCGGACGCCGGAGAATGAATCGCTCATCGCTTCCGTGCTCGACGTGCTCCGCTCCGATTCGTTCCGCGCCGAACTCGAAGCGCTCGGCGGGTACGATGTGTCGCAAACCGGGCGCATTATAGCTGAACGCGGCTGA